One Miscanthus floridulus cultivar M001 chromosome 11, ASM1932011v1, whole genome shotgun sequence DNA window includes the following coding sequences:
- the LOC136494689 gene encoding uncharacterized protein, with translation MPRTKRKRKAAPPEPQRRAPSLLEFRAPVDDAWYDAHVTVQCGALRVMYEGFLEELDEWYDPAALATAGASARDVAALRARFRVWSMPLEDTQCRGLQAGALLCVSCALDGGDLKFYDAVLESQTAPQTGREIARSPPDVQRRTGEAYMTATIMLLVITNLRALESDGGGGRTKRRRVDVVVLNQHVIVIAMSYVCITKMWSSVITM, from the exons ATGCCGCGGACGAAGAGAAAGCGGAAGGCGGCCCCGCCAGAGCCACAGCGACGCGCGCCGTCCCTCCTGGAGTTCCGTGCCCCAGTGGACGACGCGTGGTACGACGCGCACGTGACTGTGCAATGCGGCGCGCTGCGGGTCATGTACGAGGGGTTCCTCGAGGAGCTGGACGAGTGGTACGACCCCGCAGCGCTCGCCACCGCCGGTGCCTCCGCGCGCGACGTGGCCGCGCTCCGCGCCAGGTTCCGTGTGTGGTCCATGCCCCTGGAAGACACCCAGTGCCGCGGTCTCCAAGCCGGCGCGCTGCTCTGTGTCTCCTGCGCGCTCGACGGCGGTGACCTCAAGTTCTACGACGCCGTCCTCGAGTCC CAGACCGCACCGCAGACGGGGAGAGAAATTGCTCGGTCTCCTCCAGACGTCCAGCGGCGTACAGGGGAAGCTTACATGACCGCAACGATCATGCTACTTGTTATAACTAATCTGCGTGCACTCGAatcggacggcggcggcggcagaacGAAGAGGCGTCGGGTGGATGTGGTCGTCCTTAATCAGCATGTGATAGTTATAGCCATGTCATATGTCTGCATTACGAAGATGTGGTCGTCTGTAATCACTATGTGA